One Methanosarcinales archaeon genomic window, GTATCGCCTACTATGGCAGCTTTGTGAGCCTCTGAGCCTTTGCCGCCATATGCACCGTCCTCGATAAGCTTTTTGGCATTATCCCATGCGCCTCCGCCATTAGCCATCATCAGGGCCATCATCAAGCCAACTACAATGATACCGATAAGCATGCCGGCCAGTGCTTCTTTACCAAGTAGCATTCCAACAGCCAGGGGTACACCAATAGCCATTATGCCGGGGAGTGCCATTTCCCTGATGGCAGCTTTTGTAACGATGTCTACACACTTACCGTATTCAGGTTTGGCTGTGCCTTCCATGATGCCGGGTATTTCCCTGAACTGGCGCCTGACCTCGTTGACCACTTCAAATGCGGCTTTTCCGACTGCTTTCATAGTAACTGCACTGAACAGGAATGGAAGCAGTCCACCAATGAACAGACCTACCAGCACAAGCGGATTGGAAAGACTAAGGTCACTTGCATTTAGATCCACTTTGTTTGTGAAGTCCGCGAACAGGGCCAGTGCGCCCAGTCCCGCAGAACCAATAGCATATCCCTTGGTCACTGCTTTAGTGGTGTTACCTACACTGTCAAGGGCATCGGTGGTCTTCCTGGTTTCTTCTGGCAGGTTTGCCATCTCGGCAATACCGCCCGCATTATCGGTAATTGGACCGTACGAATCAAGGGCAACGATGATGCCTGTGGTGGAGAGCATGGCAGCTGCTGCGATTGCTATGCTATACATACCGACGATTTCCTGTCCATCGATAAAACCACCGCCAACATAGAATGCTCCCAGTATACCAGTGGCTATCACGATAACAGGCAGGCCCGTACTCTCTAAACCCACGGCCAGACCGGTAATGATATTTGTACCGGCACCGGTCTGTGAGGAATCTGCGATGGATTTCACAGGCCTGAATGAACCGGATGTGTAGTACTCGGTAATTATTACTATCAGAACCATAATGAGCGTGCCGATAAGGGCAGAGTAATAGAATTTGATATCTCCCATCAGTATATCGTTCACGAAATAGAACAGTACAAGACTAATTATAGCCGCAACAGCCACGCCTTTGTACAGTGCCTTCATAATCTTCCCGTCATCTCCAATCTTGACAAAGAACACTGCAATGATGGATGCCACAATGGCAGATGAACCCAGCATTAGCGGGAACAGAATTGCATTAGGGAACTGGTCAATGACAAGTCCGCCAAGCAGCATTGCTGCCAGTGCAGTCACCACATAGGTTTCGAACAGGTCGGCTCCCATACCTGCACAATCGCCAACATTGTCGCCTACGTTATCTGCTATGACGCCAGCATTTCGCGGGTCATCCTCGGGAATGCCTGCCTCAATCTTGCCTACCAGGTCAGCACCTACATCGGCTGCCTTGGTGAATATACCGCCGCCTACCCTGGCGAACAGGCTTATTAGACTGGCACCGAAACCGAAGCCAATTACCATGTCAACATCGCCGAACAATATGTAAAAACCGCTTGTACCCAGCAGTGCCAGACCAACAACAGCCAGACCTGTGACAGCGCCGCCCTTGAATGCCACATCCATGGCACCCTGCAAGCCTTCTTTGGCTTTGTTTGCGGTCCTGACATTGGCCCTGACCGAGACGTTCATGCCGATATATCCGGCAAGTGCCGAACTTATGGCTCCGGCCAGGAATCCGACCGTGGTCTTCAGGTTCATTCCGCTTTCTTTTGGCAGTGCCAAAAACATGACAACTGCCAGAATCACCGCGACTATTGCAATAGTCCTGTACTGTCGATTCAGATACGCCATGGCACCTTCCTGAATTGCGCCTGCAATCTTTCGCATTTCTTCTGTACCTGGATCGTGCTTAAGGACGGTCCGTGCAAATATGCCTGCAAATGTAATACTAAGTAATCCTGCCAGTGGGGCAAGATATACTAAAGTTGAATAATCCATATATGTCCTCCTTTCAAATAAATGCCAATAGTTACTTCAATTAGTTATATATTGAAATAATTTCGCAATAAATATTTTAGCAAAGCTAAATCTGGCGTGATAATGGATTACATATATTAAAAGATTAACGGAATGCACAGACATAGTGATAAATTATTTAACCGCCGCAATATCCATATATGAGAGAGATACAGTCACCATTCTGAAGTTGTCCAAAGTGTGGACGCATAAACAAAGCTGGATTTCCAGAGGATGTAACACAGCCCGCCCAATATGGTCCGCTGCTAAAAGCTTTTGGAGGGCTGAATAGTTACCTATTTTACATTAAATCAAACGTTCATTTCGGGCAAAAGCTGGTTCAAGGGCTAATCTCTTAGCGTGCGTGTACGTAGAAATCGTGGCGATACCCCTTATTGTATGGATGAGAACCGAAAGTTTAGCATAAATATTTATGTGTGCAATCACTATCTTTTGAATACAAACATGGGAACTACAATTACTACTCGAGTGCCTGAAGACCTTGAAAAGAAAATCGAAAAAATCTCTCATATAGAACATTTAGATAAATCAACCGTGGTACGCCGACTTCTGAATAGGGCAGTGCAAGAATGGCTGATAGAGGATGCTTTGACTCAGTACCAAGAAGGGAAGATTACCATCGGAAGGGCAGCCAGAATGGTTGGTATACCGCTGCGTGAGATGATAGCCATTGCATCCAGGAAGGGGATACCTTTCCAATACAGCTTGGACGATCTGAGAGAAGACTTTCAGGCAGCAGAGAACATATGATCGTCAGTAATTCTACTGTGCTGATTTACCTTGCAAAGATTGGGAAGCTTGCCTTGCTAAAAGAACTTTTTAGAGAGGTCTCAATCCCTACGGAAGTATTCGCTGAGGTTGTTATAAGAGGAAAAGAACAGCAGCATCCGGATGCTTTTATTGTAGAAAGTGCAGTGAAAGAGGGCTGGATCTACGTAAAGGATATCGAAGCTGTTGGGGAACTAGAAGAATTTGGTATAGATCTTGGCGAAGCGCAAGCAATATCTCTCGCAAAATCTCTTGGTATTCCTGTCCTGCTTGACCAGACACATGCTAGAATTGCAGCTAAAGCGCTTGGATTGAGACCTAGTGGGACTATCTTTGTTCTGCTTGCAGCACTTCGAAAAAAGTTCCTTACCTATGAGGATTATCCGGACTCACTGCAAGATCTTGTAAAAGCAGGATTCAGAATGAGTGATGGGGTATATTTAGAAGCGTTGAGATTGGGAAAACGAATAGAGTAAAACTGACCACGGTTTGAATTCTGAAAAATGAGACTTATTAATTTCTTCTGTTTGAATAAAATCTGCGTCCAAACCACTGAATCAAAAGGAAGTGAAGAAAGGAAGATAATCCAGTGATAAAATATATATAAAGTCACTGTCATGCAATACCTTATATATAATTATTGTTAGTGTAGTATGGGTGAAAAAATGGCAGAACTTGAGATTAATGAAAATTCCACGAGTGAAGAACTGGAATCCATCGCCATTGCATTATATGGGATTATCGGGCTTCCGATCACGATGAGGAGTAAAAACCACAAGGGTGTAAGGATCGAAGGCAGTAAAGTGGTTGATTATAATTATACAGGTGAATATCTTGAGGAAGGATTGAAAACAGGAAATATTATTCATGGATTGGCTAAAAGTGGACCCTATAAGGATATGCCTGTAATAGTTTCACCCATAAAAAATAAGGCCGGTAAAACAATAGCAGTGATTGGAGCCGTAAATCTTTCCGGTTTTATTGATCTGGCGCGATTCTAAGTCCCTTCTTTTTGTAAGGATTTTTCAAGGTCTTCTAGGAGGGTATCAACTACCTTCATTTCCCGCCCGTAATTTTCCAGGTCACCATTTTCCAGATATCCTTTTGCACTATTATAATGGGAGATAATCGCATCCAATGATTCAGAAAGGGTTTTTATTTCTTTACCTGGCTCATAAGCCGTGATTGCGACATCTTCTCCAAGCACTGCTAAAATCCCCTCTTCCAGCGAATCCGCCATAACCACCTTGTTTTCATATGCTACAAGGATCTTTTTAAGTTCAGGGATACTGGATGAAGATGCAGCAGAAATGTACAGTGGCTCTATATAAAGGAGCGAGCCCCTGATCGGTATGACAAGCATGTTCCCGCGGATCACATCAGAACCACCCTGGCTCCAGAGTGTGAGGTCCTTTGAGATAAACTCGTCTTGGTCGATCAATGCTTCGATCTGGGCAGTTCCGTATATCAGCTTATCTTTTGGGAACTCGAACACGATCTTTTCACCATAATTGGGAGAGTCCTGGTTCACTGCCATCCAGGCGATCAAATTATCCTTGTTGCTGGGAGTAAATGGTAGTATCATTACAAAATCAGTTGATCCTTCCAGATCCAGCAGTACATTATAAGGCTCCACATTAATCAGTGAATTGGCATATTTCTCTTTTGACATCTGCCATTTGTCCTCCTTGTTGTAGAACACTTCAGGGATCTTCATGTGATAATCAGTATATATCTGAGATTGAATCAGGAACAGGTCGGGTGAATATCGCAAATGCTGCTGAAGACCAGTGGGCATCTGGTCAATAGGTTTGAACACACCAGGGAATATCCTGGAATAAGTAGTAAGGATGGGGTCCTCTTCAATTAAATAATAAGTGATGGTACCGTCATACGCATCGACCACAGCCTTGACAGAATCCTGGATATAGTTGATTTTCGTATTTCCGACCCACATAGGCTCAGAATATGGATACTCGTCAGTGTAAACAAAGGCATTGAGGATCCAGTAAATTTGCCCGTCATCATTTAACACTACGTAAGCATCTTTATCCAGCAGCAGATACGGAGTAATGAGTCTTACACGATCTACCACATTTCGGTAGATATGGAGCTTGCTGTTAGAGGAAATATCAGAGGAAGTGACAATCTTCCAGTCTCCCAGGGTAAGGGCTGATATAAATTCGTTAACTCCTCCCATCTTAATCCCCCCTGTTCCCGAATAGTTGGTGACCATATTGGTATTTCCGCTGGGGTAATCGAACTCCTCACGTCCCGTTCCAGTAAATATATATGTATCAGTCTTCTCGCCATAATATATCCTGGGCTGGTCAATAACAAGTGAAGGAATATTGCTGACAGGAGGGATGTTCTCAACATACATCTCAGGTAGTCCCTGGTCTACGATCTTATTTCCTGGGGACATAACCACTCCAATGCCATGAGTGAACTTTACATGTTTATTAAGCCAGGTATCTGCTGGCAGCAGTTCATAATAGATCTCCCTTGCTGATAACCAGACCTGGGTCTTATTACCGTTAATAGAATACCTGTCAATATCCACATCATTAAACCCGTAATACGTGCGTATAGCCTGTTTTTGCTGGTATATGGTCCGCAGGGGCCGATAATCCCATAACCTGGCATTGGTAATGGAAGGGTCATCCAGAATATCAGTAGACAGATTATATGTTAGTGGATATGGCCGGACACTCACCTCATCAAGATCATAGGCCAGGTTGGTCATTTTGATATTATCTTCAATATATGGTTTCTCCAATTCCAGCTCATTGGGTGATACCTTGAATTCCTGCAGCAGGCCAGCAGTTATCCCGCCAAGAGTGGATACCAGGAATATGGCAACAACCATACCCAAAATAATTTTTTTATCTGATAATGTGCCTGAATCCCTTCTCCACCAGACAAATAACAATCCAATGGCAGAGAGAACCAGGATTAATGAAATAATTACAGGGATGTACTGTTTTATTGCAACATCAATATAACCGGCACCATATACAACACCTGTTTCACTGTAGAGGATATTGTAGCGTCCAAGATATGTCTTTATGCCCAGGATAGATATAAATCCAGCCGCTACAAGCCTTAGATTTAATGGAATTCTCGAAAGCAACTTCCAGTTGTAAGTTGCATATAATCCTGCAAGCAACAGTAAACTTAAGAATAAGATTACCAGGAAATAATTTAGTAGCACCTTGTAAAAAGGCAGTTGAAACACATAAAATGCAATATCATTGTTAAATATGGGATCTGTCTCACCGAATGGAGTTCGTTTTAAATACATAAGCATAATGAGCCATGATCCGGATATAACAAGTCCTTCCATTATCGAAAAAATGGTGATAACAATATAAACAGGGAGTTGACCTGCCTTTAAAGCCAGGGACATATCCTTTTTTGGGATCATGTCAATGTATTCTTTTTTAGGATCTGTGAAATACTGGGATTCCCACAAGGACACCATTTCTTTGCCTGATTGTAGAATAGTCTTCTTTCCAGATTGAAATATGATGATTAAAATAAGTGCACTTAGCATTGTGAATATGAAGAATAGTGGAATTGCAGTCTTGTATTTTACCAGGAATACGTCTGCATATCCAGTGGATTCAAACCATAGAAAATCAAGAGCCAACCTTGAAAGGGCTGGTATAAATAAAATTAGAAAAAAAATCAATACTATTAGTATTTCTTTGATATTTTTAGGTGCCATATTTTTCCCTCCCTATGGGAATTATTATGTTAGTGATGAGAGTACTTAACATATCCTGTATCGGGAATTAAACATACTGGAAATCATTCAATGAACCGCATTATCCTCCATGTGGATATGGACAGTTTCTATGCATCTGTGGAGCAAAGGGAGAATCCATCACTTATAGGGCTACCAGTAGTGGTGGGGGCAGATCCAAAAAACGGTATGGCTAGAGGTGTTGTCAGTACCTGCACATATGAAGCCCGGAGCTATGGGATACATTCCGGGATGCCCATTTTCAGGGCATTTAAACTATGTCCGGATGCGGTGTTCCTGCCTGTTAATATGAGGTTATATAAGGATGTTTCCCGCAATATTATGAGAATTTTCAGGTCTTTTGCCGATAAATTCCAGCAGGTCAGTGTGGATGAAGCTTATCTGGATATCAGTGATATTGTGCAGGATTTTAAAGAAGCTGAAAGTTTAGGCCACCAGATAAAATCCCTCATCAAAACCCGGGAAAACCTGACATGTTCTATAGGGATTGCTCCTAACAAGTCAGTGGCCAAGATAGCTTCGGATTTCAATAAACCCAACGGTCTGACTGTAGTTGAACCCGATAGGATGACGGGATTTCTTGAACCGTTAGAAGTACGCAAACTTTCCGGAATAGGCAAGAAAAACGAAGAGATACTCCATAGTATGGGTATAAAGACTATAGGCCAGTTGGCTGATTTTGAGGAAGAAAAACTCACAGACATCTTTGGTAAATGGGGGAAAATGATGATCAAACTGGCCAGGGGTCTGGATGACAGTGAGGTGAAGGAGAGGTCTGACACCAAATCAATAAGCAAGGAGAGGACTTTTTCTAAAGATATTGGTGACCAAATATTATTGGATGATTATCTTGAGAATATTGCTGAAAAGGTGCACAACGCGTTGGTACATGAAGGTTATTCTTTCAGGACTGTCTCAGTAAAAGTGAGGCAAGAAGATTTTACCACTTATACAA contains:
- a CDS encoding sodium-translocating pyrophosphatase, with the protein product MDYSTLVYLAPLAGLLSITFAGIFARTVLKHDPGTEEMRKIAGAIQEGAMAYLNRQYRTIAIVAVILAVVMFLALPKESGMNLKTTVGFLAGAISSALAGYIGMNVSVRANVRTANKAKEGLQGAMDVAFKGGAVTGLAVVGLALLGTSGFYILFGDVDMVIGFGFGASLISLFARVGGGIFTKAADVGADLVGKIEAGIPEDDPRNAGVIADNVGDNVGDCAGMGADLFETYVVTALAAMLLGGLVIDQFPNAILFPLMLGSSAIVASIIAVFFVKIGDDGKIMKALYKGVAVAAIISLVLFYFVNDILMGDIKFYYSALIGTLIMVLIVIITEYYTSGSFRPVKSIADSSQTGAGTNIITGLAVGLESTGLPVIVIATGILGAFYVGGGFIDGQEIVGMYSIAIAAAAMLSTTGIIVALDSYGPITDNAGGIAEMANLPEETRKTTDALDSVGNTTKAVTKGYAIGSAGLGALALFADFTNKVDLNASDLSLSNPLVLVGLFIGGLLPFLFSAVTMKAVGKAAFEVVNEVRRQFREIPGIMEGTAKPEYGKCVDIVTKAAIREMALPGIMAIGVPLAVGMLLGKEALAGMLIGIIVVGLMMALMMANGGGAWDNAKKLIEDGAYGGKGSEAHKAAIVGDTVGDPFKDTSGPALNALIKVVNMIAILFSALFINSGLF
- a CDS encoding UPF0175 family protein, which codes for MGTTITTRVPEDLEKKIEKISHIEHLDKSTVVRRLLNRAVQEWLIEDALTQYQEGKITIGRAARMVGIPLREMIAIASRKGIPFQYSLDDLREDFQAAENI
- a CDS encoding DUF2111 domain-containing protein, with the translated sequence MAELEINENSTSEELESIAIALYGIIGLPITMRSKNHKGVRIEGSKVVDYNYTGEYLEEGLKTGNIIHGLAKSGPYKDMPVIVSPIKNKAGKTIAVIGAVNLSGFIDLARF
- a CDS encoding UPF0182 family protein → MAPKNIKEILIVLIFFLILFIPALSRLALDFLWFESTGYADVFLVKYKTAIPLFFIFTMLSALILIIIFQSGKKTILQSGKEMVSLWESQYFTDPKKEYIDMIPKKDMSLALKAGQLPVYIVITIFSIMEGLVISGSWLIMLMYLKRTPFGETDPIFNNDIAFYVFQLPFYKVLLNYFLVILFLSLLLLAGLYATYNWKLLSRIPLNLRLVAAGFISILGIKTYLGRYNILYSETGVVYGAGYIDVAIKQYIPVIISLILVLSAIGLLFVWWRRDSGTLSDKKIILGMVVAIFLVSTLGGITAGLLQEFKVSPNELELEKPYIEDNIKMTNLAYDLDEVSVRPYPLTYNLSTDILDDPSITNARLWDYRPLRTIYQQKQAIRTYYGFNDVDIDRYSINGNKTQVWLSAREIYYELLPADTWLNKHVKFTHGIGVVMSPGNKIVDQGLPEMYVENIPPVSNIPSLVIDQPRIYYGEKTDTYIFTGTGREEFDYPSGNTNMVTNYSGTGGIKMGGVNEFISALTLGDWKIVTSSDISSNSKLHIYRNVVDRVRLITPYLLLDKDAYVVLNDDGQIYWILNAFVYTDEYPYSEPMWVGNTKINYIQDSVKAVVDAYDGTITYYLIEEDPILTTYSRIFPGVFKPIDQMPTGLQQHLRYSPDLFLIQSQIYTDYHMKIPEVFYNKEDKWQMSKEKYANSLINVEPYNVLLDLEGSTDFVMILPFTPSNKDNLIAWMAVNQDSPNYGEKIVFEFPKDKLIYGTAQIEALIDQDEFISKDLTLWSQGGSDVIRGNMLVIPIRGSLLYIEPLYISAASSSSIPELKKILVAYENKVVMADSLEEGILAVLGEDVAITAYEPGKEIKTLSESLDAIISHYNSAKGYLENGDLENYGREMKVVDTLLEDLEKSLQKEGT
- the dinB gene encoding DNA polymerase IV, which encodes MNRIILHVDMDSFYASVEQRENPSLIGLPVVVGADPKNGMARGVVSTCTYEARSYGIHSGMPIFRAFKLCPDAVFLPVNMRLYKDVSRNIMRIFRSFADKFQQVSVDEAYLDISDIVQDFKEAESLGHQIKSLIKTRENLTCSIGIAPNKSVAKIASDFNKPNGLTVVEPDRMTGFLEPLEVRKLSGIGKKNEEILHSMGIKTIGQLADFEEEKLTDIFGKWGKMMIKLARGLDDSEVKERSDTKSISKERTFSKDIGDQILLDDYLENIAEKVHNALVHEGYSFRTVSVKVRQEDFTTYTRALTLDNHTQDLGSIKRLSRELGSEFFDGRKIRLLGIKLSQLSKKKNKQTTLDDFFHGIRR